Proteins from one Impatiens glandulifera chromosome 2, dImpGla2.1, whole genome shotgun sequence genomic window:
- the LOC124927436 gene encoding protein GRAVITROPIC IN THE LIGHT 1 encodes MEMECPVKPQPKVSNLAEFVFKIVKACRLRAVGFVSSEKTDGPDAQTTQDVSDDTDEAETIAEKVHPHPFVESHNESAERCDIVVSRVFDVMSAVKLAYVQLQKAHMPYDPDKIKAADELVVSHLELLCKIKRSFKEKKQLKHVKSLSCSSELLSTEIQAHKSQLENLKSLVGIKRSEVLRLQKELTSLELKNRNLYDEAKKSRNSCQLEGIVDATAMAIHNFAKPVINLMKVSGWDLDRAAEAIESSAAYSKRSHKKYAFEAYITRRMFSGTKITDTNSCDIDCISRFEDPMEALFMDPHSSFGKFCLTKYLVVVQPILETTFFGNLDHRTFVSCGIHPRTPFYQAFVKMAMWVWVLLVTSTTQSRPKAEMYVVKRGSEFSEAYMEPVEGLGKENTSTKVEFMVMPGFIIGKRLIKARVYLKGTKLDN; translated from the coding sequence ATGGAAATGGAATGTCCAGTAAAGCCGCAACCTAAAGTTTCAAACTTGGCTGAGTTTGTGTTCAAGATCGTCAAAGCCTGCAGACTTAGAGCTGTAGGCTTTGTCTCTTCTGAAAAGACCGACGGCCCCGATGCTCAAACGACCCAAGACGTCAGCGATGATACGGACGAGGCAGAAACTATTGCGGAGAAAGTTCATCCACACCCGTTTGTCGAGTCGCATAATGAATCGGCTGAACGTTGCGATATTGTTGTCTCCAGGGTATTCGATGTAATGTCCGCTGTCAAATTGGCCTACGTTCAGCTTCAGAAGGCTCACATGCCGTATGACCCAGATAAAATAAAGGCTGCAGATGAGCTTGTTGTGTCTCATCTTGAGTTACTATGCAAGATTAAGCGATCTTTCAAGGAGAAGAAGCAATTGAAACATGTTAAATCTCTATCTTGTAGCTCTGAACTTTTATCCACAGAGATTCAGGCTCACAAGAGTCAATTAGAGAATTTGAAATCCCTGGTCGGTATTAAAAGGAGCGAGGTACTTCGTTTGCAGAAGGAACTTACTAGTTTGGAATTGAAGAACAGAAACCTATACGATGAAGCTAAGAAAAGTCGAAATTCCTGTCAACTTGAAGGTATCGTTGATGCAACTGCTATGGCAATTCATAATTTTGCAAAACCGGTAATAAATTTGATGAAAGTTTCAGGGTGGGATCTTGACAGAGCCGCTGAAGCTATTGAGAGTTCAGCAGCTTACTCAAAGAGATCCCACAAAAAGTATGCCTTTGAAGCTTACATTACCCGGAGGATGTTTTCCGGGACAAAGATAACTGACACTAATTCCTGCGATATAGATTGCATATCGAGATTTGAGGATCCTATGGAAGCTTTGTTTATGGATCCACATTCTAGTTTCGGCAAATTCTGCTTAACAAAATATCTTGTAGTCGTTCAGCCAATTCTCGAGACAACTTTCTTTGGGAATTTGGATCATAGGACATTTGTGTCTTGTGGAATACATCCTAGGACACCATTTTATCAAGCTTTTGTTAAAATGGCAATGTGGGTATGGGTCCTTCTAGTTACTTCCACCACCCAATCTAGGCCCAAGGCCGAGATGTATGTAGTCAAGAGAGGAAGCGAATTCTCAGAAGCTTATATGGAGCCAGTGGAGGGACTAGGAAAGGAAAATACATCAACAAAGGTTGAGTTCATGGTCATGCCTGGTTTTATAATTGGAAAGAGATTAATCAAAGCTCGGGTTTATTTAAAAGGAACCAAACTAGACAATTAG
- the LOC124927434 gene encoding probable serine/threonine-protein kinase WNK4, whose amino-acid sequence MQREGGVGKIDDHGYAEIDPTARYCRFDEILGKGAMKTVYKAFDEFLGIEVAWSQVNLNDMLQSQEDLQRLYSEVHLLSTLDHGSIMRFYTSWIDVDHLTFNFITELFTSGNLRQYRKKYKRVDVHAIKIWARQILDGLVYLHDHDPPVIHRDLKCDNIFVNGHLGQVKLGDFGLAAILRSSHTAHSVIGTPEFMAPELYDESYNELVDVYSFGMCVLELFTSEYPYSECTNPAQIYKKVTSGKLPKAFYKVEDAEVQRFIGRCLENAPNRVSARELLLDPFLASTKDEMLHVKKKGIQKPIINDNILIDRELLQLTENNTSRTNMTVTGKLNSEDDTIFLKVQMIVDEEEGVEGSARNVFFPFDIVNDTPLEVATEMVRELDIHDWEPYEIANMIDGEIAVLVPDWKWEEDYNKQDNNLCSNSFSSHSSMSPSTASHQRNQRNGSYDWLEDGRFDYTRFGSGGNVSSREIYNRTLMRNRSLVDMRSQLLHRSLVEEVNKLRLSKTAEDVEEIGFQSPYKVSGRMSNDHGRRRRA is encoded by the exons ATGCAAAGAGAAGGAGGAGTAGGAAAGATTGATGATCATGGTTATGCTGAGATTGATCCAACGGCTCGATATTGCCGT TTTGACGAAATTCTTGGAAAGGGAGCAATGAAAACTGTTTATAAAGCTTTTGATGAGTTTCTTGGAATTGAAGTGGCATGGAGCCAGGTAAACCTCAATGATATGCTCCAATCACAAGAGGACTTGCAGCGGCTCTACTCTGAGGTTCACCTTCTCAGCACACTGGATCATGGCTCCATCATGCGATTCTATACGTCCTGGATTGATGTTGACCATCTCACCTTCAACTTCATAACCGAATTGTTTACTTCCGGCAATCTCAGACA GTATAGGAAAAAATATAAGCGAGTGGACGTTCATGCTATTAAGATATGGGCTCGTCAAATTCTCGATGGCTTGGTTTACTTGCATGATCACGATCCTCCTGTGATACATAGAGACCTCAAGTGCGATAACATCTTTGTCAATGGTCATCTTGGCCAAGTCAAGCTTGGTGATTTTGGCTTGGCTGCGATTCTTCGCAGTTCTCATACTGCACACAGTGTTATAG GCACACCTGAGTTCATGGCACCTGAACTTTACGATGAGAGCTACAATGAACTTGTTGATGTTTACTCGTTTGGTATGTGTGTTCTGGAACTGTTCACATCAGAATACCCATACAGTGAATGTACAAATCCAGCACAAATTTACAAGAAAGTGACATCG gGGAAGCTTCCCAAGGCATTCTACAAGGTTGAAGATGCAGAAGTGCAACGATTCATTGGCAGGTGTTTGGAGAATGCTCCAAACCGAGTATCGGCAAGAGAGTTATTGCTAGATCCTTTTCTTGCTTCTACAAAGGATGAGATGTTGCATGTAAAGAAGAAAGGGATTCAGAAACcaattataaatgataatatacTTATTGATCGTGAGCTTCTGCAACTCACTGAAAACAACACATCCAGAACCAACATGACTGTGACTGGGAAGCTAAATTCTGAAGATGACACCATCTTTCTCAAGGTGCAGATGAttgttgatgaagaagaag GCGTGGAAGGATCTGCCAGGAATGTATTTTTCCCCTTTGATATCGTAAACGACACACCATTAGAGGTTGCGACTGAAATGGTGAGAGAACTAGATATTCATGATTGGGAGCCCTATGAAATTGCCAACATGATTGATGGGGAGATAGCAGTTCTTGTCCCAGATTGGAAATGGGAGGAGGATTACAATAAACAGGATAATAATCTCTGCAGCAATTCCTTCTCGTCGCATTCATCTATGTCGCCCTCAACTGCCTCCCACCAAAGGAACCAAAGAAATGGAAGCTACGATTGGCTtgaag ATGGCCGGTTTGATTATACAAGATTTGGTAGTGGAGGAAATGTCAGTTCAAGGGAAATATATAATCGTACATTGATGAGGAATAGATCCCTAGTTGACATGCGTAGCCAGTTGCTGCATCGTTCATTGGTGGAAGAGGTGAACAAATTACGTCTGTCTAAAACAGCTGAGGATGTGGAAGAAATCGGTTTTCAGTCGCCTTACAAAGTTTCAGGCAGGATGTCAAATGaccatggaagaagaagaagggcaTAA